A region from the Neomonachus schauinslandi chromosome 2, ASM220157v2, whole genome shotgun sequence genome encodes:
- the SCRG1 gene encoding scrapie-responsive protein 1 — MKFIVLAVAVGLTLLLGVQAMPANRISCYRKTLKDHNCHNLPEGVTDLTKIDVNVQDHFWDGKGCEMICYCNFSELLCCPKDIFFGPKISFVIPCNNH, encoded by the exons ATGAAATTTATAGTACTTGCTGTCGCTGTTGGGCTAACTTTGCTGCTAGGAGTCCAAGCCATGCCTGCCAATCGCATCTCTTGCTACAGAAAGACCCTAAAAGATCACAACTGTCACAACCTTCCAGAGGGAGTGACTGACCTGACAAAGATCGATGTAAACGTCCAGGATCACTTCTGGGATGGGAAGGGATGTGAGATGATCTGTTACTGCAACTTCAGCGAATTGCTCTGCTGCCCAAA AGATATCTTCTTTGGACCAAAGATCTCTTTTGTGATTCCTTGCAACAATCATTGA